Proteins encoded together in one Streptomyces sp. TLI_171 window:
- a CDS encoding amino acid ABC transporter ATP-binding protein, producing the protein MIELRGVNKHFGQLHVLQEIDLTVGRGEVVVVIGPSGSGKSTLCRAINRLETVESGTILIEGRPLPAEGKGLAKLRAEVGMVFQSFNLFAHKTVLQNVTLAQVKVRRRGKREADAKGRALLERVGLEAHADKYPAQLSGGQQQRVAIARALAMDPKALLFDEPTSALDPEMINEVLEVMRALAAEGMTMVVVTHEMGFARSAANRVVFMADGRIVEDRVPEEFFANPHSERARDFLSKILKH; encoded by the coding sequence CTGATCGAGCTGCGCGGGGTGAACAAGCACTTCGGGCAGCTGCACGTGCTGCAGGAGATCGACCTGACGGTGGGTCGGGGCGAGGTCGTGGTGGTGATCGGCCCGTCGGGGTCGGGCAAGTCCACGCTCTGCCGGGCGATCAACCGGCTGGAGACGGTGGAGAGCGGCACCATCCTGATCGAGGGGCGGCCGCTGCCCGCCGAGGGCAAGGGCCTGGCGAAGCTGCGCGCCGAGGTGGGGATGGTCTTCCAGTCCTTCAACCTGTTCGCGCACAAGACGGTGCTGCAGAACGTGACGCTGGCCCAGGTCAAGGTGCGCAGGCGCGGGAAGCGCGAAGCGGACGCCAAGGGCCGGGCGCTGCTGGAGCGGGTCGGGCTGGAGGCGCACGCGGACAAGTACCCGGCGCAGCTGTCCGGCGGCCAGCAACAGCGGGTGGCGATCGCCCGGGCGCTGGCGATGGACCCGAAGGCGCTGCTGTTCGACGAGCCGACCTCGGCGCTCGACCCCGAGATGATCAACGAGGTGCTGGAGGTCATGCGGGCGCTGGCCGCCGAGGGCATGACCATGGTGGTGGTCACCCACGAGATGGGCTTCGCCCGCTCCGCCGCCAACCGCGTGGTGTTCATGGCCGACGGCCGGATCGTCGAGGACCGCGTCCCCGAGGAGTTCTTCG
- a CDS encoding LapA family protein, with protein MTKTSGGFPSGTPRGEIAGIPTRYIGIGVIVVLAIWFLFANLEKVKIQFWVFTVTSPLWIALLATLLAGTALGWLLKGRRAR; from the coding sequence GTGACCAAGACATCAGGTGGTTTTCCGTCAGGCACCCCCCGTGGTGAGATCGCAGGCATCCCGACCCGGTACATCGGCATCGGCGTCATCGTGGTGCTGGCGATCTGGTTCCTGTTCGCCAACCTGGAGAAGGTGAAGATCCAGTTCTGGGTGTTCACCGTCACCTCCCCGTTGTGGATCGCGCTGCTCGCGACGCTGCTCGCGGGGACGGCCCTCGGCTGGCTGCTGAAGGGGCGGCGCGCCAGGTGA
- a CDS encoding ABC transporter ATP-binding protein, whose translation MKPPKIHEQGPVTTLPVGSTSAVRAYGRMLARRHRGGLAQVVALHGTATVAGLVGPAVLGSLVESLSTDGGASGITAAVAWYLAALLVQSAFTGLSLLRGSVLGEEVLADLREDFLVRSVALPLGVLERAGTGDLVSRGTTDIDRLARSVRDAVPELVVAMVSVVLVLGALVVTSPLLAATAVFGLPLLFLTSRWYFRRAPQSYRNESAGYAAVNTVLAETVDAGHTVEALRLGDRRVELTDRKIREWISWERYTLWLRTVWFPTVDGTYALALLGTLVLGGLFAIHGWISPGRLTTGVLYAQALVHPVSRILRWYDELQIGQTSLARLVGVREVAEPDTDAALRPDGRRVEAQQVSFGYREGTDVLRDITLDVEPGSRVALVGPSGAGKSTLGRLLAGIYAPGRGRVTLGGAPLSRMPAERVRTEVALVNQEHHVFVGTLRDNLRLARAEADDTELRAALAAVDAEEWVDALADGLDTEVGSGGASLTPAQAQQLALARLVLADPHTLVLDEATSLLDPRAARHLERSLSRVLAGRTVVAIAHRLHTAHDADVIAVVEQGRITEYGPHPELVASGGPYAALWRSWRDER comes from the coding sequence GTGAAGCCCCCGAAGATCCACGAGCAGGGGCCGGTCACCACGCTGCCGGTCGGCTCCACCTCGGCCGTCCGGGCCTACGGGCGGATGCTGGCGCGGCGTCACCGGGGCGGTCTGGCCCAAGTGGTGGCCCTGCACGGAACGGCGACGGTGGCGGGGCTGGTCGGGCCGGCCGTGCTCGGCTCGCTGGTGGAGTCGCTGTCCACCGACGGCGGCGCGAGCGGGATCACCGCCGCGGTCGCCTGGTACCTGGCCGCGCTGCTGGTGCAGTCGGCGTTCACCGGGCTGTCGCTGCTGCGCGGCAGCGTGCTCGGCGAGGAGGTGCTGGCCGACCTCCGGGAGGACTTCCTGGTCCGCTCGGTGGCGCTGCCGCTCGGCGTGCTGGAGCGGGCCGGCACCGGAGACCTGGTCTCCCGCGGCACCACCGACATCGACCGGCTGGCCCGCTCGGTGCGCGACGCGGTGCCCGAACTGGTGGTCGCCATGGTCTCCGTGGTGCTGGTGCTCGGCGCCCTGGTGGTGACGTCGCCGCTGCTCGCAGCCACCGCCGTGTTCGGCCTGCCGCTGCTGTTCCTCACCTCGCGCTGGTACTTCCGGCGCGCCCCGCAGTCCTACCGCAACGAGTCCGCCGGGTACGCCGCGGTCAACACCGTGCTCGCCGAGACGGTCGACGCCGGGCACACCGTGGAGGCGCTGCGGCTCGGCGACCGGCGGGTGGAACTGACGGACCGGAAGATCCGCGAGTGGATCTCCTGGGAGCGGTACACGCTGTGGCTGCGCACCGTCTGGTTCCCCACCGTGGACGGCACCTACGCGCTCGCCCTGCTCGGCACGCTGGTGCTCGGCGGGCTGTTCGCCATCCACGGCTGGATCAGCCCGGGCCGGCTCACCACCGGCGTGCTGTACGCCCAGGCCCTGGTCCACCCGGTCTCCCGGATCCTGCGCTGGTACGACGAACTGCAGATCGGGCAGACCTCGCTGGCCCGGCTGGTCGGCGTCCGCGAGGTCGCCGAGCCGGACACCGACGCCGCCCTCCGGCCGGACGGGCGGCGGGTCGAGGCCCAGCAGGTCAGCTTCGGCTACCGCGAGGGGACGGACGTGCTGCGCGACATCACGCTGGACGTCGAGCCGGGCAGCCGGGTCGCGCTGGTCGGGCCGTCGGGCGCCGGCAAGTCGACGCTCGGCCGGCTGCTGGCGGGCATCTACGCCCCCGGCCGCGGCCGGGTGACGCTCGGCGGGGCCCCGCTGTCCCGGATGCCCGCGGAGCGGGTGCGCACCGAAGTGGCGCTGGTCAACCAGGAGCACCACGTCTTCGTCGGCACGCTGCGCGACAACCTGCGGCTGGCCCGGGCCGAGGCGGACGACACCGAACTGCGGGCCGCGCTCGCCGCCGTCGACGCCGAGGAGTGGGTGGACGCGCTGGCCGACGGGCTGGACACCGAGGTCGGCTCCGGCGGCGCCTCGCTGACGCCCGCCCAGGCCCAGCAGCTGGCACTGGCCCGGCTGGTGCTGGCCGATCCGCACACCCTGGTGCTGGACGAGGCGACCTCGCTGCTCGACCCGCGGGCGGCCCGGCACCTGGAGCGCTCGCTGTCCCGGGTGCTGGCCGGGCGCACCGTGGTGGCGATCGCCCACCGCCTGCACACCGCGCACGACGCCGATGTGATCGCGGTGGTCGAGCAGGGCCGGATCACCGAGTACGGGCCGCACCCGGAGCTGGTGGCCTCCGGCGGGCCCTACGCGGCGCTCTGGCGGTCCTGGCGCGACGAACGGTAG
- a CDS encoding ABC transporter ATP-binding protein: MPLVPLPLPDPGSPDLSSPLAFLRWLQRTQRRGQMLATLWSLLELGCMAALPVAVGRGVQAVVDGDTRGLLTAGGLALLLSAGQAVMTVLLHRQVVWNWIQAASQVRQLMARQASSLGAGLSRRIATGEIVAVSSGDVEKIGWYVELTARLYGAVLAWLGVSIAVLCWQPGLGLAVLLGVPVLAAAVWPLLGPFERRYSEQRALGGKASALAADTVAGLRVLRGIGGEELFLRRYRAASQKVRGAAVRTARTWAVMQAQEVLLPGLFIIGVTWYGARLALDGSIGVGELISVYGATVFLAAPLRVLGEAAHAWSVARVSAGRAVRVLALTRDGAADAAAADTTADGASTTAEALPAEAAAELVRRAGRSDLHDPVSGLTVRAGRLTAVVCGDPDVAGELAARLGGQPALGEGERPAPAARLGGVALDAVPLAAARAAVLVHDKEPVLLSGTLADLLDVPRSGRVDPAAALAAARAQDALDALVDGWPESGGDPMAARITERGRSLSGGQRQRLALARSLVADPPVLVLDEPTSAVDAHTESRIATGLRELRAGRTTVVFATSPLLLDQADTVLLLQHGRVAAGGTHRELMATDPRYRAVVTRDESEPASPVPSTVGGTE, translated from the coding sequence ATGCCGCTCGTCCCCCTGCCGCTGCCCGACCCCGGCAGCCCCGACCTCAGCTCCCCGCTCGCCTTCCTGCGCTGGCTGCAACGCACCCAGCGCCGCGGCCAGATGCTCGCCACGCTGTGGAGCCTGCTGGAACTCGGCTGCATGGCCGCGCTGCCCGTCGCGGTCGGCCGCGGCGTCCAGGCCGTCGTCGACGGAGACACCCGCGGCCTGCTCACGGCCGGCGGCCTCGCGCTGCTGCTGTCCGCCGGGCAGGCCGTCATGACGGTGCTGCTGCACCGCCAGGTGGTCTGGAACTGGATCCAGGCCGCCTCCCAGGTCCGCCAGCTGATGGCCCGCCAGGCGTCCTCGCTCGGCGCCGGCCTGAGCCGGCGGATCGCCACCGGCGAGATCGTCGCCGTCTCCAGCGGAGACGTCGAGAAGATCGGCTGGTACGTCGAACTCACCGCCCGGCTGTACGGCGCGGTGCTGGCCTGGCTCGGCGTCAGCATCGCGGTGCTGTGCTGGCAGCCCGGCCTCGGGCTGGCCGTGCTGCTCGGCGTGCCCGTGCTGGCCGCCGCCGTGTGGCCGCTGCTCGGGCCGTTCGAGCGGCGCTACAGCGAGCAGCGCGCGCTCGGCGGCAAGGCCTCCGCGCTCGCCGCCGACACGGTGGCCGGCCTGCGGGTGCTGCGCGGCATCGGCGGCGAGGAGCTGTTCCTGCGCCGGTACCGGGCCGCCTCGCAGAAGGTCCGCGGCGCCGCCGTCCGCACCGCGCGGACGTGGGCCGTGATGCAGGCCCAGGAGGTGCTGCTGCCAGGCCTGTTCATCATCGGGGTGACGTGGTACGGCGCCCGACTGGCCCTGGACGGGTCGATCGGCGTCGGCGAGCTGATCTCGGTCTACGGCGCCACCGTCTTCCTCGCCGCCCCGCTGCGCGTCCTCGGCGAGGCCGCGCACGCCTGGAGCGTCGCCCGGGTCTCGGCCGGCCGGGCCGTCCGGGTGCTCGCCCTGACCCGGGACGGAGCGGCCGACGCCGCCGCTGCCGACACCACGGCTGACGGAGCGTCGACCACCGCCGAGGCGCTGCCCGCCGAGGCGGCGGCGGAGCTGGTGCGGCGGGCCGGGCGGTCCGACCTGCACGATCCGGTCAGCGGGCTCACCGTCCGGGCCGGCCGGCTCACCGCCGTGGTCTGCGGCGACCCGGACGTCGCGGGCGAGCTGGCCGCCCGGCTCGGCGGGCAGCCCGCCCTCGGCGAGGGCGAGCGGCCCGCGCCGGCCGCCCGGCTCGGCGGCGTCGCGCTCGACGCGGTGCCGCTGGCCGCCGCCCGGGCCGCCGTGCTGGTCCACGACAAGGAGCCGGTGCTGCTCTCCGGTACGCTCGCCGACCTGCTGGACGTGCCCCGCTCCGGCCGGGTCGACCCCGCTGCCGCGCTCGCCGCCGCCCGGGCCCAGGACGCTCTGGACGCCCTGGTCGACGGCTGGCCCGAATCCGGCGGAGACCCGATGGCGGCCCGGATCACCGAACGCGGCCGCTCGCTCTCCGGCGGCCAGCGCCAGCGCCTCGCGCTGGCCCGCTCGCTGGTCGCCGACCCGCCGGTGCTGGTGCTCGACGAGCCGACCAGCGCGGTCGACGCGCACACCGAGTCGCGGATCGCGACCGGCCTGCGCGAGCTGCGGGCCGGGCGCACCACGGTGGTCTTCGCCACCAGCCCGCTGCTGCTCGACCAGGCGGACACCGTGCTGCTGCTCCAGCACGGCCGGGTCGCCGCCGGCGGCACCCACCGCGAACTGATGGCCACCGACCCGCGCTACCGCGCCGTCGTCACGCGGGACGAGAGCGAGCCGGCCTCGCCGGTGCCCAGCACGGTGGGAGGCACCGAGTGA
- a CDS encoding aldo/keto reductase — translation MSSTPAVPAIPTVTLNNGVRIPQLGFGVWQVPDAEAVPAVRTAIEAGYRSIDTAAIYENEAGTGRAIAESGVARDELFVTTKLWNSGTVDWSGEQGRDRVRRAFDESLAKLGLDQLDLYLIHWPRPMHGNTFLNIWPVFEQLQAEGRVRAIGVSNFRVPDLELLLKETSVVPALNQVELHPYFPQAELRAFHAEHGIATEAWSPLGQGGDLLAEPALLAVAAKHGRSAAQVVLRWHLQSGVIAIPKSVTPARIRENLDVTGFELDAEDLAAVAGVATGKRIGPDPAGFDWN, via the coding sequence GTGAGCAGCACTCCCGCAGTACCCGCGATCCCTACCGTCACGCTGAACAACGGCGTGCGGATCCCGCAGCTCGGCTTCGGCGTCTGGCAGGTGCCGGACGCGGAGGCCGTCCCCGCGGTGCGCACCGCGATCGAGGCCGGCTACCGCTCGATCGACACCGCCGCGATCTACGAGAACGAGGCGGGCACCGGCCGGGCGATCGCCGAGTCCGGCGTGGCCCGCGACGAGCTGTTCGTGACCACCAAGCTGTGGAACTCCGGCACCGTCGACTGGTCCGGCGAGCAGGGCCGGGACCGGGTCCGCCGCGCGTTCGACGAGTCGCTGGCCAAGCTCGGCCTGGACCAGCTGGACCTGTACCTGATCCACTGGCCGCGCCCGATGCACGGCAACACCTTCCTGAACATCTGGCCGGTCTTCGAGCAGTTGCAGGCCGAGGGCCGGGTCCGCGCGATCGGCGTCTCCAACTTCCGCGTCCCGGACCTGGAGCTGCTGCTCAAGGAGACCTCGGTGGTGCCGGCGCTGAACCAGGTCGAGCTGCACCCGTACTTCCCGCAGGCCGAGCTGCGCGCCTTCCACGCCGAGCACGGCATCGCCACCGAGGCGTGGAGCCCGCTCGGCCAGGGCGGCGACCTGCTGGCCGAGCCCGCCCTGCTCGCGGTGGCCGCGAAGCACGGCCGCTCGGCGGCCCAGGTGGTGCTGCGCTGGCACCTGCAGAGCGGCGTCATCGCGATCCCGAAGTCGGTGACGCCCGCCCGCATCCGGGAGAACCTGGACGTCACCGGTTTCGAGCTGGACGCCGAGGACCTCGCGGCCGTCGCCGGGGTGGCCACCGGCAAGCGGATCGGCCCGGACCCGGCCGGTTTCGACTGGAACTGA
- a CDS encoding MarR family winged helix-turn-helix transcriptional regulator, with product MWSEYVGTELTAPQFAVLLVLALEPGADQRTVGERASLDKATMAEMVARLVRRGLVLRRRDPADGRRKLLALSQNGAQAVREATGGVVRVQRTLFEPLGPDEQLEIVRIMAKIARLEPAAVAVMADARPTLDAQRAIGYLIRVAQQVHTKLWSEKVGTELTAPQYAVLDALETEPGADQRTVGELASLDKATMAEMVSRLVRRGLVLRRRDPSDGRRNLLSLSPTGQELLHRSTAGVREVQEALLAPLESHEHVQALALLSKAARL from the coding sequence TTGTGGTCCGAATACGTCGGTACCGAGCTGACGGCCCCGCAGTTCGCGGTGCTGCTGGTACTGGCACTGGAGCCCGGAGCCGACCAGCGCACGGTCGGCGAACGCGCTTCGCTCGACAAGGCGACGATGGCCGAGATGGTCGCCCGGCTGGTCCGGCGGGGCCTGGTGCTCCGCCGCCGCGACCCCGCGGACGGCCGCCGCAAGCTGCTGGCCCTCTCGCAGAACGGCGCTCAGGCCGTGCGCGAGGCGACCGGCGGCGTGGTCCGGGTCCAGCGGACCCTGTTCGAGCCGCTCGGCCCGGACGAGCAGCTGGAAATCGTCCGGATCATGGCGAAGATAGCCCGGCTGGAGCCGGCCGCCGTCGCCGTCATGGCCGACGCGCGGCCCACGCTGGACGCCCAGCGGGCCATCGGCTACCTGATCCGGGTCGCCCAGCAGGTCCACACCAAGCTCTGGTCGGAGAAGGTCGGCACCGAGCTGACGGCTCCTCAGTACGCGGTGCTGGACGCCCTGGAGACCGAGCCGGGCGCCGACCAGCGCACGGTCGGCGAGCTGGCCTCGCTGGACAAGGCGACGATGGCCGAGATGGTCAGCCGGCTGGTCCGGCGCGGCCTGGTGCTGCGCCGCCGCGACCCCTCGGACGGGCGCCGCAACCTGCTCTCGCTCTCCCCGACCGGCCAGGAGCTGCTGCACCGCTCCACCGCCGGGGTCCGCGAGGTCCAGGAGGCGCTGCTCGCTCCGCTGGAGTCGCACGAGCACGTACAGGCGCTGGCGCTGCTCTCGAAGGCAGCTCGGCTGTAA
- the fabG gene encoding 3-oxoacyl-ACP reductase FabG, with product MTEQSTSVTGDAPVRVAVVTGAARGIGAATALRLAADGYAVAVVDLEESNAKGTAEAIEAAGGRALAVGADVSDAEQVQAAVDRIAAELGTPVVLVNNAGVLRDNLLFKMSESDWDTVMSVHLKGAFLMTRAVQKHMVDAGFGRVVNLSSSSAQGNRGQANYSAAKAGLQGFTKTLAIELGKFGITANAVAPGFIATDMTAATAARVGMEFEAFKQAAASAIPVQRVGTPDDIAHTISFLASEGAGFVSGQVIYVAGGPLD from the coding sequence ATGACCGAGCAGAGCACGTCCGTGACCGGCGACGCTCCGGTGCGGGTGGCCGTGGTGACGGGTGCGGCCCGTGGGATCGGCGCGGCCACCGCGCTCCGGCTGGCCGCCGACGGCTACGCGGTCGCGGTGGTCGACCTGGAGGAGTCCAACGCCAAGGGCACCGCCGAGGCGATCGAGGCCGCGGGCGGCCGCGCGCTGGCGGTCGGCGCCGACGTCTCGGACGCCGAGCAGGTGCAGGCCGCGGTGGACCGGATCGCCGCCGAGCTCGGCACCCCGGTGGTGCTGGTGAACAACGCCGGCGTGCTCCGCGACAACCTGCTGTTCAAGATGTCCGAGTCGGACTGGGACACCGTGATGAGCGTGCACCTCAAGGGCGCCTTCCTGATGACCCGCGCGGTGCAGAAGCACATGGTGGACGCCGGCTTCGGACGGGTCGTCAACCTGTCCTCCTCCTCCGCCCAGGGCAACCGCGGCCAGGCCAACTACTCCGCGGCCAAGGCCGGCCTGCAGGGCTTCACCAAGACCCTGGCGATCGAGCTCGGCAAGTTCGGCATCACCGCCAACGCGGTCGCCCCCGGCTTCATCGCCACCGACATGACGGCCGCCACCGCGGCCCGGGTCGGCATGGAGTTCGAGGCCTTCAAGCAGGCCGCCGCCTCGGCGATCCCGGTCCAGCGGGTCGGCACCCCGGACGACATCGCGCACACCATCTCCTTCCTGGCCTCCGAGGGCGCCGGCTTCGTCTCCGGCCAGGTCATCTACGTCGCGGGCGGCCCGCTCGACTAG